Within Cyprinus carpio isolate SPL01 chromosome A11, ASM1834038v1, whole genome shotgun sequence, the genomic segment ACGTTTAACACTGCCTCCTCATCCagacaaacaagtaaaaaaaaaaaaacagtgaagctTGTTTTAACGGTGGCTGGTTTAGATTCacatacaaatcacacaaactgaGATATTTCACATATACCATGTTGTCTTCACCAGTCTACTTCCACACTGGGCAAACCGATGGCAAAACTGCTGCTCAGATGTCCaatgacaatctgtattgttgtGCCCTTTGAGCCAAGTCTTTGGCAATGTCCTGCACCTCCTGGAGAGCCAGTTTGTCAGGGAAGTTCAAAGCTGCCTTCTTGGTCATAATGGCCAGTTGCTTGAGATGGGCACACAGCTTATTGCTCACAGACAACATTTCCTGGCTGCCCTCATTATTTTTAGCTTCACTACACAAAGTGTTCACGAGTCTTTGGCCCACCATAATGACCAGCTTGCTGTGGGAGATGAACTTTTCAGGTGGCTGACCATTATTCAGGCTACATATAAACACACTGATGGCCTTCTGAATAGCTCCAAAATACAGCCGGGAGTGGTCAGAGATGGAAGGCTTCCTGGAGGTCTGGACTAGAGTGCAGGGGTTAACTGATTGTGATTTGGAAACCTTTTGAAGACAAAGTGAGTAATACATTAATTTAGAAAGTTGAAATCAACAAGTTTTGAACACAATACTGTGAGCTGTAATGGGATGGTCACATGGTTTTACCTGTTTTTTCAAGGTATCGCCATTTCTCTTTGATTTAAGACTGCTTTTTGCTGGTTTTAGATTTTCGTCAAACTCTGTCTTTGTCTGTTAAAAAGCAGTAAAGAATTATTACTGAATACTTAAGCAAAAGAAcatcaaattgattaaaaatgacagaaaagacatttataatgttataaaagacttaaaatttaataaaaagttttggttaacacattatttttacttttctacATTTATCAAGATTTaatactgaatttattttatagtataaatttataattttacatttaatatcaaCCATTTATCAGTTATAGGCCATAGCATGAAAATAATTATGGTCTTATCAGCTTAAGGTGTGATTTGCCTACCTGAAGTTGTACATAGTCACTTTCATCTATTCCTGAGTCTACCATTGGTTCACTTTTGCTCCTTTCAGACGTGCCTATTTTTTCCACTACATCTGGTTCCTTAGCCGGCACTTTGAAAAGAAGCTTTCCGTTTGCATTCAGGATGGACACCAGCCTCTTCACATCCTCTGGTATGGTTCGAGCCACCATAACAAAGCGTTCCAGGTGGTCAGGTGTCTGTGACTGATCGGCATCCTGAGCTAGCGTATCCAGCGGCCAGCCCAGATCTCTCAGAGTCCTTGCAGCCTCCTGAAGGATCAAGCCCGAGTCTTCAACGATGGAGAGCTGCTTCAGCAGCCTGGTCTGCAGGTTAAAGTCTGTCAGCCGCTGTGCATTACCCCTGACATCCAAGGCGAAGTTCAAGAAACAGGTGACAGAGTCAGTCACATCTTCGGTGGCCATGCGGATCTGATGGAGGTGCTGACTCAGATGCTCTTTGGTTCTCCAATGGCTGCTGACGAACAGCATAAGCTTGGGCACGGATTGGCACACCGCTTCTTGCAGCTCAAGCAACCTGTTGCTGACTTCCTCCTGTGAAAGTGTGACCTCACGTAAGGGCTCAGGTTCAGGAGAACTTAGCATGAAGGAATCACATGAGCTCCTGGAAGAACTGGAAGCAGTGGAGGAGGTGGACACCGTTGAGCTCCTCTGGTGGTCTTTGTCATCCCTTCTAATCGTCCCTTCCACAGGCTGCCTGGACGTTGTCCTGCCCCTCAAGGGCCAACGATGAAGCTGGTCAGACATGGGTCCAGGTTTCTCCCTGTACTCAATGGATTCATGGCTCTTTTTAGAGTCTGTTTCAGGAGGGCTTTGCTGTCTGGGTAACACTACAGGGCTCTCTGTTTGTTTAAGGCAAGGTGGGACATCATAGATGCATGTATTTGTTGAATTCCCAGTGTCTGTACAAGACTGCACCACTGCTTTGCTTGGTTTGGGGATATCATAGAGGAGCTGGACAGGACCGTGCTTCATTTCAGGCCAGCCATCTTTGGGCAAAGTGTCATAAAGCGGCTTGTTTGAATACATAGTTTTGGGTGGCATGGTGCCATAGTAACAAGggtcactttcttttttttgagggAAAACAGGCACGTCGTAAATCCATTCAGACTTACGGGGTTTTGGCATGGTACTATAAAGACATAGAGGCTTTTGAATATCATCACTGATGGAGGGCACTGGGATGTCATAATTGGGGTCTTGGGATGCCAATGGGGGTATGGTGGCGACctaaaaaagaaggaaataaattgcaaatatgattaaaagatgaatatgcaacaaaactacagaatgtcacattttattattaggtctttcgacatacatatttttccaaataaaaaggacagcacttttagaattcatcccactatttgatgtgagcataagtattggaacagttgaatttaaggcagatgtaaaagattaaaagctagcatttagttgcagatcccttgcatgcaatcagagcagtgagtctgcaacccatagactcttggtcttatgctttgaaatgcttttccccagcctttaatgcagccaattccaactgttgcttgttttgaggagtttctgtcttcagtctcctcttcagctggtgaaattaatctaagactttacatttctttgccctgataaagtccttgactgaactggcagggtgtttttgggtcattgtcctgatccaatatgaagtgctctctaagagtttggtggcattttcttgaatattggtagccaagatgattttgtccccttccaaattcattctgttactgccatcatacattaagtcatcattaaaatgaagaggtcctgttctagagacagccatgcatgcccgtGCCATGACacgacaccacctccaccaagctttacagatgaggttgtatgcttaggatcatttgcagttcccttttttctccaaaCCTTTGCTTTCCAATCAAtcagataaaggttaatctttgtcttatcggtccatcaactcagttccaaactctactggctcacatttgtgaagaatcttgcatttctatttttggtgctgatcagaggtttgcatcttgctgtgtagcttctgtaattctgtgtcaaattctcctgcggacagtggattgtcagagcatcacgccagctttctggaggttgttggtgatttttatagacatgtattttagggtttattttcacagcttttatgatttgtctgtcatcaactggTTATGGTGATGTTGTcagtagtttccaaactcttgatttctccatgccctttgtttttcctatagttctaattgacttcctcttttcttttagcatccaaattgctttcttgtctttcagagtcggcttcctcgtcttcatcctggtttatTTGTATCATCattgaatgcaagacttagaatgcagaagcaatggatataactgataagacacatttcctgcttttaatatctgaagaattaatgcaacacagctgaacacttagaaagacatgtgaggcaactgttccaatacttatgctcacatcagatagggacaTGAAACTCTagaagtgctgatcttcttagctggtaaaacatctttgtgttcaCATGAATCTGTATATCAGTAAAGACATCTTCacagttttaatgtgttattttgagTTGCTGTACAGGCATTACTATGCTTACTTTTTTCTTGGTTGAAGTGGTGCATCTTGCACTTAGTATTTCATATCTGTTATGAAAGTCTGTGCTTGACATCATTGATGTTTTCCTTTCCAAAGGCTTCAGTGTAGATGGcttcaaaagacaaaaattacGATGTTATCTTTGATCAGTATTATTTTGCAGAATATTTCTTAAGGTGACATTCTACTCTTCTTAGTATTTTGAAAGAATAACCAAGTGCAAgggtttttaaacatttcaatgcCAAAGACCtcccaaaataaaacaatttcttttCACATAGAcccagagaaaaagaaaaaaaagtgttattttgtaaattaaatatatatatatatatatatatatatatatatatatatatatatatatatatatatatatatatatatatatataattttatatttttttaagaaaattcagCACATCTTTATCTACCAGCCATTAATATTATATGCATAAACCTGACGGAAAATTCCAgttttcacaatgtttttctctatattatttatttaatcattttctattttttaatgatatatggattttttttttattattattatttttgctgtatttttctaCTGACCAAACAATCTCTGTCAATAAAAGGTACAAATGTTTCCTATAACTGCTCAGATTTCAGACTTTATAATTTCTACACTTTTCTTCTTTTCACatcttttttattcagtttttctgCAGGCCCTCTTAGAGACCTCTAGGTATCCCTTGACCTCAACTGGAAACCCTGGGCTAGTGATCAACTCATAAAATTGCAAGAGGACTTACTGTGAACAAGGAGGTTTTTCTCACCAGTCTTGGGACATCATATATTTCTATACCACGTCTGGCAGTTGAagcctgaaaaatataaaatgtaagtctAGGCAAAAAACGTAACTAAACaagcaaaaatgtgaatattttatgtAGATGACAACACATGGCCAACTTCTTAAAGCGAGACAGGATCCTTTAAAGTGCTGTACACTTTACTGTGTGCCTGCCCAATTAACCCAGTTTTCTAATTGAAGCCATACTACACATAAGCTGCTAAGACAAACATCTCTCACTGAAACAGGAGGGGAAATGGACAACATGTGAACCCAGCTACCTCACCTATTACACAGTAACTTGCACAGGcacttcactctctctctctctctctttctttatgtctttctctctctatatctctctctttctccgttTCTCT encodes:
- the LOC109083150 gene encoding cas scaffolding protein family member 4-like isoform X2, translated to MELFARALYDNTAETEDELAFRKGDIVMVLEKNVAGSIGWWKCSLLGRQGLAPANRLAPLSPAEAEKISMTLGTEKDYLNQNIYQTPKATRQPEIPIYEEMSTIYKVPLQAVPAPDKHTSQGDLDGTSSTRDASTARRGIEIYDVPRLVRKTSLFTPSTLKPLERKTSMMSSTDFHNRYEILSARCTTSTKKKVATIPPLASQDPNYDIPVPSISDDIQKPLCLYSTMPKPRKSEWIYDVPVFPQKKESDPCYYGTMPPKTMYSNKPLYDTLPKDGWPEMKHGPVQLLYDIPKPSKAVVQSCTDTGNSTNTCIYDVPPCLKQTESPVVLPRQQSPPETDSKKSHESIEYREKPGPMSDQLHRWPLRGRTTSRQPVEGTIRRDDKDHQRSSTVSTSSTASSSSRSSCDSFMLSSPEPEPLREVTLSQEEVSNRLLELQEAVCQSVPKLMLFVSSHWRTKEHLSQHLHQIRMATEDVTDSVTCFLNFALDVRGNAQRLTDFNLQTRLLKQLSIVEDSGLILQEAARTLRDLGWPLDTLAQDADQSQTPDHLERFVMVARTIPEDVKRLVSILNANGKLLFKVPAKEPDVVEKIGTSERSKSEPMVDSGIDESDYVQLQTKTEFDENLKPAKSSLKSKRNGDTLKKQVSKSQSVNPCTLVQTSRKPSISDHSRLYFGAIQKAISVFICSLNNGQPPEKFISHSKLVIMVGQRLVNTLCSEAKNNEGSQEMLSVSNKLCAHLKQLAIMTKKAALNFPDKLALQEVQDIAKDLAQRAQQYRLSLDI
- the LOC109083150 gene encoding cas scaffolding protein family member 4-like isoform X1, which encodes MEKLFARALYDNTAETEDELAFRKGDIVMVLEKNVAGSIGWWKCSLLGRQGLAPANRLAPLSPAEAEKISMTLGTEKDYLNQNIYQTPKATRQPEIPIYEEMSTIYKVPLQAVPAPDKHTSQGDLDGTSSTRDASTARRGIEIYDVPRLVRKTSLFTPSTLKPLERKTSMMSSTDFHNRYEILSARCTTSTKKKVATIPPLASQDPNYDIPVPSISDDIQKPLCLYSTMPKPRKSEWIYDVPVFPQKKESDPCYYGTMPPKTMYSNKPLYDTLPKDGWPEMKHGPVQLLYDIPKPSKAVVQSCTDTGNSTNTCIYDVPPCLKQTESPVVLPRQQSPPETDSKKSHESIEYREKPGPMSDQLHRWPLRGRTTSRQPVEGTIRRDDKDHQRSSTVSTSSTASSSSRSSCDSFMLSSPEPEPLREVTLSQEEVSNRLLELQEAVCQSVPKLMLFVSSHWRTKEHLSQHLHQIRMATEDVTDSVTCFLNFALDVRGNAQRLTDFNLQTRLLKQLSIVEDSGLILQEAARTLRDLGWPLDTLAQDADQSQTPDHLERFVMVARTIPEDVKRLVSILNANGKLLFKVPAKEPDVVEKIGTSERSKSEPMVDSGIDESDYVQLQTKTEFDENLKPAKSSLKSKRNGDTLKKQVSKSQSVNPCTLVQTSRKPSISDHSRLYFGAIQKAISVFICSLNNGQPPEKFISHSKLVIMVGQRLVNTLCSEAKNNEGSQEMLSVSNKLCAHLKQLAIMTKKAALNFPDKLALQEVQDIAKDLAQRAQQYRLSLDI